The Candidatus Binatia bacterium DNA segment GTTGTTCGGAAGCTACCAATCCACGAAGGCCTCGACCGGGACGAGTGGCAGCGTGCGCTTCACTTCCGGACGCAGGTGCTCGGGTTGCGTCGACCGCGGAGTCTACCAAATCACAATCGAAGGAAAAAAGCTGTACAATCCTCAGGATCCGAACTGCAAACTGTTCCACATCACTGCAGGTATAAGCTGAAGAGTGGTTACATGCTACTCGCCGAGAAGGGGGGCGTCGCAAACCGCGGCGCCCCCTTTTTTGCGGGAGATGCTCTTCTTGCGGGGCGGTCCCACTCACCAGTACTCGTCAAGGAGTCGTTCGAGGCGAGAGAACAAGATGCGGGCTAGGAGGAGGCTGCCCGCGACAGCCACAACGAGCGCACCGAGCGCCGTCCCGGAGGGCCACGGGGACCCCAGAACCACGGTGCGATAGAGGCCCAGCAGTCCCGTGAGGGGGTTCAACGACGCGACACCACGCACGCCTTCGGGAAGCCAGTCGCTCGCGTAGAGCACCGGCGAGACGAAGAAACCGATCGTCAGGACCGCCGCGACCACATGAAGCGTGTCGCGCACGACGAGATACAGCGGCGCCAGAACGAGGGCCAGCCCGGTCGTGAGCAGCCAACCGACGACGACCACGACGGGCAGCCCCAGCCACGATAGACGCGGCGGCGCGAGGCCGATCGCGCCAAAGATGGCCAGGAAGAGCAGAAAGCCCACGAGTTGCAGGAAGATCGAAGCGGTCACTGCGGCAACGACGACCGCCGATGGTGGGATCGGCACCTTGCGAAGTAAATGCCCCTGGTCCACGAGGGCACTCAGGCCCCGCATGACGCCCTCGTTGAAACCCCACCACGGCCATAACCCGCAGAAAAGCGAAGCGATGAACGGCACCTCGCCGTCACCGGCCACCGGCGCCGCGTAGAGGTAACCAAAGATGAGCGTGTACGACGCCAGCTGAATCGCCGGATTCAGCAACGACCACACCAGGCCAAACCGAGCCCCGACGAAGCGGGACCGAATGTCACGGCGTACGAGTTCGAGAAGCAGGGCTCGATTCTCCACCAGCGACTTCAGGACCCCCACAAAGCCTCCGGCGCTGCCTTTGATGAAGTACGGTGCCAGCGATGGCGAAGAAGGACGGAGCCGATCTCTCGCCGGGCGCCGACGCATTCGACCCATAGAGTCTCCTGTGCCGCCGACGTGCTCGGGTCCGACAAGCGCAGCCGATAGCGACCCGGCAGGATGCTCCCTGCCGGGATCGTCAAGACCCCGCCCCTCCACCCATCGACGGGAATCCGGGCGACCACTGCGCCGTCGGGCCGATCGATCTCGACCTCACGCACCGCGGCGCTCTTTTCGGCCGCAAACGGCACCGAAAT contains these protein-coding regions:
- a CDS encoding ABC transporter permease, whose protein sequence is MGVLKSLVENRALLLELVRRDIRSRFVGARFGLVWSLLNPAIQLASYTLIFGYLYAAPVAGDGEVPFIASLFCGLWPWWGFNEGVMRGLSALVDQGHLLRKVPIPPSAVVVAAVTASIFLQLVGFLLFLAIFGAIGLAPPRLSWLGLPVVVVVGWLLTTGLALVLAPLYLVVRDTLHVVAAVLTIGFFVSPVLYASDWLPEGVRGVASLNPLTGLLGLYRTVVLGSPWPSGTALGALVVAVAGSLLLARILFSRLERLLDEYW